The Fulvia fulva chromosome 6, complete sequence genome includes a window with the following:
- a CDS encoding 25S rRNA (cytosine(2870)-C(5))-methyltransferase: MGAGRRMNKKQGMPEVLDETKISTKKRKSVAPTDSAIKKQKTVEVKPAKKPTTNGTAKKAVPAAKAPKKRQPEPEPEPELDDDDVAHLSGDAIDGADVLEDELNGVGTADLDLDDDAYGSDASRLEHALSGSDDDVDYSDDEVQKQKMWSDDEDEDDGMEKLNAANIAGLTRKLDKKRAQDAADAEAELRQDAMQTNIEADLDEGQEDGKSSMLAPDLQMLRTSITETVRVLTSFKDLAEPGKSRADYTQALLNDICTYYGYSPFLAEKLYSLFPPQEALAFFDANETPRPMVIRTNTLRTHRRDLAHSLINRGVTLEPVGKWSKVGLQIFESQVPLGATPEYLAGHYILQAASSFLPVMALAPQEHERVLDMAAAPGGKTTHLAALMRNTGCIFSNDANKDRAKGLIGNIHRLGVKNTIVCNYSALEFPKVMGGFDRVLLDAPCSGTGVIAKDASVKTNKTEADFLRLPHLQKQLLLAAVDSVDHASKTGGYIVYSTCSVTVEEDEQVVQYVLNKRPNVKLVPTGLVFGKEGFTRYQSKRFHPSMKETRRYYPHAYNVDGFFIAKLKKTGPTPANAVKAQGSAEEKKQHANGGITEKDADDEDVHVPITEESDAANGASDDFGGFDDDEDEKIIERSLKKQLKKKGIDPKASKSKAVKTVLLRISTVFAFSGYTAAWSYFQVIAFGATMLVWARKEPANLN, translated from the exons ATGGGTGCCGGACGTCGCATGAACAAGAAGCAGGGCATGCCCGAGGTGCTAGACGAGACGAAGATCTCAACGAAGAAGCGAAAGTCGGTAGCTCCCACGGACAGCGCCATCAAAAAGCAGAAGACGGTTGAAGTCAAGCCTGCAAAGAAGCCGACCACGAATGGCACTGCCAAGAAGGCTGTGCCAGCGGCGAAGGCGCCGAAGAAGCGACAGCCAGAGCCAGAGCCAGAGCCCGAGCTCGACGACGACGATGTTGCACATCTCAGCGGCGACGCAATAGACGGCGCCGATGTGCTGGAGGACGAGCTGAACGGAGTAGGAACGGCTGACCTTGACCTGGACGATGATGCATATGGCAGCGATGCGAGCCGTCTCGAGCATGCACTTTCGGGCTCAGACGACGATGTCGACTACTCGGACGACGAGGTGCAAAAGCAGAAGATGTGGTCAGACGATGAAGACGAAGACGATGGCATGGAGAAGCTGAATGCTGCCAATATCGCCGGTCTTACGAGGAAGTTGGACAAGAAGAGAGCACAAGATGCCGCAGATGCTGAAGCAGAATTGCGACAAGATGCGATGCAGACGAACATCGAGGCAGACCTGGACGAGGGCCAAGAAGATGGCAAGTCGAGTATGCTCGCACCAGACTTGCAGATGCTGCGAACGAGCATCACAGAGACGGTGCGTGTCTTGACCAGTTTCAAGGATCTGGCGGAACCGGGAAAGAGCAGAGCAGACTATACACAGGCGCTGCTGAACGACATCTGCACATACTACGGATACTCGCCCTTTTTGGCCGAGAAGCTGTATTCGCTGTTCCCGCCGCAGGAAGCACTGGCCTTCTTCGACGCCAACGAAACGCCTCGACCGATGGTCATCCGCACAAATACACTACGGACACACAGGCGAGATCTCGCGCACTCGCTGATCAACAGAGGTGTCACGTTGGAGCCTGTCGGGAAGTGGTCCAAAGTCGGTCTGCAGATCTTCGAGTCGCAAGTGCCGCTCGGTGCCACTCCAGAGTACCTGGCAGGACATTACATCCTGCAGGCTGCGTCGTCTTTCCTTCCAGTCATGGCTCTGGCACCGCAAGAGCACGAGAGGGTGCTCGACATGGCCGCTGCTCCAGGAGGAAAGACGACACATTTGGCGGCACTCATGCGCAACACCGGCTGTATCTTCTCCAACGACGCCAACAAGGATCGTGCCAAGGGTTTGATTGGTAACATTCACCGACTCGGCGTCAAGAATACGATCGTGTGCAACTATTCTGCTCTGGAATTCCCCAAGGTCATGGGTGGCTTTGACCGAGTCCTGCTCGACGCGCCTTGCTCGGGTACTGGTGTTATTGCAAAGGATGCCAGCGTCAAGACGAATAAGACCGAAGCCGACTTCCTCCGCCTACCGCATCTTCAGAAACAGCTTCTGCTAGCAGCAGTCGACTCTGTGGACCACGCGAGCAAGACTGGAGGCTATATCGTCTACAGTACATGTTCAGTCACAGTCGAGGAGGACGAGCAGGTCGTGCAATACGTTCTCAACAAGCGACCCAACGTGAAGCTGGTACCGACAGGCCTTGTCTTCGGTAAGGAAGGGTTCACCCGATACCAATCGAAGCGCTTTCACCCGAGTATGAAAGAGACAAGACGATACTACCCACATGCATACAACGTCGACGGCTTCTTCATCGCCAAGCTTAAGAAGACTGGCCCCACACCGGCGAATGCTGTCAAGGCGCAAGGCAGCGCAGAGGAGAAGAAGCAACATGCGAATGGTGGTATTACCGAGAAGGACGCAGACGATGAAGATGTGCATGTACCAATCACGGAAGAGAGTGATGCAGCGAATGGTGCAAGTGATGATTTCGGTGGCTTCGACGACGACGAAGATGAAAAGATCATCGAGAGGAGTCTGAAGAAGCAGTTGAAGAAGAAGGGTATCGACCCCAAGGCGAGCAAAAGTAAAGCTGTCAAGA CTGTCTTGCTCAGGATAAGCACTGTTTTCGCGTTCTCTGGATATACCGCCGCATGGTCTTACTTCCAGGTTATAGCCTTTGGAGCGACGATGCTCGTATGGGCGCGGAAAGAGCCCGCAAACCTGAACTAG
- a CDS encoding Acetamidase, with amino-acid sequence MGDTAPLTEKPDWRHVVERKRTKREALVQPYLDDSKQQQDITSISDVSKLASLVAKGELKAYDVIMAYVRRAAAAHKQTNCLTEVMFDEAINRASDLDEYLVAHGGTIGPLHGIPMTLKDQFDPAFRNALLVDILQSAGAVILAKTNLPQSIMWCETENPLWGLTTNPRDPQLTPGGSTGGDGALLTQHGSLVGWGTDIGGSVRIPSHMLGLYGLKPSSGRLPYEGVQVSTAGQEHVPSVVGPLARSLDSIELIMREIIKAQPWTHDPTCHRLARDEAAYSQTLDNPLVIGLLVDDGHVKVHPPIQRVLLEAAEKLKSAGHTVITWNDDGHTECIKIMDSYYTADGGEDIKRAVAEGGEPFIPHVEALVNRAPAISVYEYWQLNKRKRAAHKAVDVLLMPTMPHPAVKHRSCKWVGYTKVWNLLDYTALVLPYGNVDKSVDIGKTDNEVRNYKPRNVLDDWNWSLYDSDAMDGLPLSVQVVGRRLEEEKVLAAGKVIDGVLRS; translated from the exons ATGGGCGACACTGCGCCGTTGACAGAGAAGCCTGATTGGCGACATGTAGTAGAGAGGAAGAGGACGAAAAGAGAGGCATTGGTCCAGCCATACCTTGACGACTCGAAACAGCAACAAGACATCACTTCAATTTCTGATGTGTCGAAGCTGGCCAGTCTAGTTGCGAAAGGGGAGCTGAAGGCATATGATGTTATCATGGCTTATGTTCGAAG AGCTGCTGCAGCGCACAAGCAG ACCAACTGCTTGACAG AGGTCATGTTTGATGAGGCAATCAACCGAGCGAGTGACCTTGATGAGTATCTCGTTGCCCACGGTGGAACCATCGGCCCTTTGCATGGCATTCCGATGACTCTGAAGGATCAATTCGAT CCAGCCTTTCGAAACGCTTTGCTTGTCGACATTCTGCAAAGCGCTGGTGCAGTCATCCTTGCGAAGACCAATTTACCTCAGAGCATCATG TGGTGCGAGACTGAAAACCCTCTGTGGGGGCTGACGACAAATCCACGCGATCCTCAACTGACTCCCGGCGGCTCTACTGGAGGCGACGGAGCACTGCTGACACAGCATGGTTCGCTAGTCGGTTGGGGCACAGACATCGGCGGGAGTGTTAGGATCCCAAGCCACATGCTGGGACTGTATGGACTCAAGCCAAGT AGTGGCCGTCTTCCCTACGAAGGCGTACAGGTATCGACAGCAGGCCAGGAACACGTCCCCTCTGTAGTTGGTCCATTAGCCAGGTCTCTGGACTCCATCGAGCTTATCATGCGCGAGATTATCAAAGCACAACCATGGACTCACGATCCCACGTGCCACCGTTTGGCTCGGGACGAAGCAGCATATTCACAGACGCTGGACAATCCTCTGGTAATTGGTCTTCTGGTAGACGACGGCCACGTCAAAGTGCATCCACCCATCCAAAGAGTGCTTCTTGAAGCCGCTGAAAAGTTGAAGAGCGCTGGCCACACTGTCATCACATGGAATGATGACGGACATACGGAGTGCATCAAAATCATGGACTCATACTATACTGCCGATGGCGGCGAGGACATCAAACGAGCCGTGGCGGAAGGAGGCGAGCCTTTCATCCCTCATGTCGAAGCTCTCGTCAACCGCGCGCCGGCTATATCAGTCTACGAATACTGGCAACTCAATAAGCGCAAGAGAGCAGCACATAAAGCG GTCGATGTGCTGCTAATGCCGACCATGCCGCATCCAGCCGTCAAGCATCGAAGCTGTAAGTGGGTCGGCTATACGAAAGTATGGAATCTCTTGGACTATACTGCTCTTGTGCTTCCGTATGGCAACGTTGACAAAAGCGTTGATATTGGCAAGACTGATAATGAAGTCCGCAACTACAAGCCGCGGAACGTACTCGATGATTGGAATTGGAGCCTGTATGATTCAGATGCTATGGACGGACTGCCGCTAAGTGTGCAGGTCGTAGGTAGGAGACTTGAGGAGGAGAAAGTGTTAGCTGCCGGTAAGGTGATTGATGGCGTCTTGAGGTCATGA
- a CDS encoding Carboxypeptidase S1 B encodes MSSCRHDSAVPIGVAPGHCEYATDPIPEQNATFLVGTYASQDGNGTALGSVNAAIAAWHFLQTWVQEFPEHKPNDNRISLATDSYGARYGPAFFSFFQKQNDRIANGTFDDDGESVILHLDTLMLINSCIDRLVQWPSYPHIAYNNTYGIESVNASVREQMLDALYREGGCNDQIYECRNHSLSFDPNNTGVNETVNEVCQKAETFCSSELRNPFLQYSGRNYYDFATLEPDPFTSKLYQGYLNQPHVQAALGVPLNCRLSLH; translated from the exons ATGTCCAGTTGTCG ACACGACAGTGCTGTCCCTATCGGCGTTGCTCCTGGCCACTGCGAGTATGCCACGGATCCGATACCCGAACAGAACGCAACATTTCTGGTCGGCACGTATGCCAGTCAAGATGGCAATGGCACAGCACTGGGCTCAGTCAATGCGGCCATCGCTGCTTGGCACTTTCTGCAGACGTGGGTGCAGGAGTTTCCAGAGCACAAGCCAAACGACAACCGCATTTCTCTGGCCACTGACTCCTACGGCGCGCGATATGGGCCTGCGTTCTTCTCTTTCTTCCAGAAACAGAACGACAGGATCGCCAACGGGACATTCGACGACGACGGAGAATCTGTCATTCTCCACCTAGACACTCTCATGCTCATCAACAGCTGCATCGATCGTCTTGTGCAGTGGCCCTCGTATCCACACATTGCATACAACAACACGTACGGGATCGAGAGCGTCAATGCCTCGGTTCGTGAGCAAATGTTAGACGCCCTGTATCGCGAGGGTGGCTGCAACGACCAGATCTACGAGTGTCGCAACCATTCATTATCCTTCGACCCAAACAACACAGGCGTCAACGAAACAGTCAACGAAGTCTGCCAGAAGGCCGAGACTTTCTGTTCGAGTGAATTGCGCAACCCATTCCTACAATACTCTGGCAGGAACTATTACGACTTCGCGACGCTGGAACCTGATCCGTTCACGTCCAAGCTCTACCAAGGTTATCTGAACCAACCTCATGTGCAGGCTGCTTTGGGCGTGCCGTTGAATTGTAGGTTGTCTCTGCACTAA